From Enterobacteriaceae endosymbiont of Donacia simplex, one genomic window encodes:
- the serC gene encoding 3-phosphoserine/phosphohydroxythreonine transaminase, with product MQNIFNFSPGPASLPREVLKKAQDELINWNNLNFSVMEISHRSNDFINLIKNIKKDLRELMNIPLQYEILFCQGGARTQFSAIPMNLLYYNETADYANIGHWSYKAIQEATKYCKPNIINPVKKKNGIYYIQKMKYWKLKNNSKYIHYCPNETIEGLAINEEPTIKNKTIIADLSSSILAKEINIQNYGMIYASAQKNIGPAGLTILIIKKDLIINKNKKRKELPSVLDYKIIYKHNSMFNTPPTFSLYLSGLVLKWLKKKGGVKYISKINKKKAKLLYSTIDKSEFYINKIKHCNRSITNVVFHLKTPEKENLFLQKSQESGLFYLKGHKIIGGIRASIYNAMPLEGIKKLINFMNDFEKIYS from the coding sequence ATGCAAAATATATTTAATTTTAGTCCTGGTCCAGCATCCCTCCCTCGTGAAGTATTAAAAAAAGCCCAAGATGAATTAATAAACTGGAATAATTTAAATTTTTCTGTTATGGAAATAAGTCATCGTAGTAATGATTTTATAAATTTAATAAAAAATATAAAAAAAGATTTACGTGAATTAATGAATATTCCATTACAATATGAAATATTATTTTGTCAAGGAGGTGCTAGAACACAATTTTCAGCTATACCGATGAATTTATTATACTATAATGAAACAGCTGATTATGCAAATATTGGTCATTGGTCTTATAAAGCGATACAAGAAGCTACAAAATATTGTAAACCTAATATTATTAATCCAGTAAAAAAAAAAAATGGTATATATTATATTCAAAAAATGAAATATTGGAAATTAAAAAATAATTCAAAATATATACATTATTGTCCTAATGAAACAATAGAAGGTCTTGCAATAAATGAAGAACCTACAATTAAAAATAAAACTATTATTGCAGATTTATCATCTTCTATTCTTGCAAAAGAAATTAATATCCAAAATTATGGAATGATATATGCAAGTGCACAAAAAAATATTGGTCCAGCAGGATTAACTATTTTAATTATAAAAAAAGACTTAATTATAAATAAAAATAAAAAAAGAAAAGAATTACCCTCAGTATTAGATTATAAAATTATATATAAACATAATTCAATGTTTAACACCCCTCCTACTTTTTCTTTATATTTATCAGGGTTAGTTTTAAAATGGTTAAAAAAAAAAGGGGGGGTAAAATATATTAGTAAAATAAATAAAAAAAAAGCAAAATTACTCTATTCTACTATAGACAAAAGTGAATTTTATATAAATAAAATTAAACATTGTAATAGATCTATAACAAATGTTGTTTTTCATTTAAAAACCCCCGAAAAAGAAAATTTATTTTTACAAAAATCCCAAGAAAGTGGATTATTTTATCTTAAAGGACATAAAATAATAGGAGGTATAAGAGCATCTATATATAATGCTATGCCTTTAGAAGGTATTAAAAAATTAATAAATTTTATGAATGATTTTGAAAAAATCTATTCATAA
- the rodA gene encoding rod shape-determining protein RodA, whose product MKKKNLSYFIHSVLHIDLILLLLIILILIVSLFITWSVTGLQNHIFLKHKLIQICIGFIIMLIAVQIPPEIYKKYSFLFYLFSVSLLIAVEFAGYTTKGAKRWLNINFFKFQPSEIAKISVPLVVASIIDEAEYHINTKVFLKTMILILIPTILVAKQPDLGTAILIGLSGSIILFLAGLSWKKILNSIILFIIFLPFAWVFLLHDYQRERMLMLLKTHYDLLGKGYHIFQSKTAIGSGGLFGKGWQHGTQSQLNFLPEKHTDFIFSIFAEEFGFVGVLLLIILYILLIGRSFFLSLKCHDLFNKIIIGGIISVFFLCTFINMSMVSGLLPIVGIPLPLISYGGTSLVVIMANFGIIMSLYTNNTQLK is encoded by the coding sequence ATGAAAAAAAAAAATTTAAGTTATTTTATTCATTCTGTATTACATATAGATTTAATTTTATTATTATTAATTATATTAATTTTAATAGTTAGTTTATTTATAACATGGAGTGTAACAGGATTACAGAATCATATTTTTTTAAAACATAAATTAATACAAATTTGTATAGGTTTTATAATTATGTTAATAGCAGTACAAATTCCTCCAGAAATTTATAAAAAATATTCTTTTTTATTTTATTTATTTTCTGTTTCTTTATTAATTGCTGTTGAATTTGCTGGATATACTACAAAAGGAGCTAAAAGATGGTTAAATATTAATTTTTTTAAATTTCAACCATCTGAAATAGCTAAAATATCAGTTCCTTTAGTTGTTGCTAGTATTATAGATGAAGCAGAGTATCATATTAACACAAAAGTTTTTTTAAAAACAATGATTTTAATATTAATACCTACTATATTAGTAGCTAAACAACCAGATTTAGGTACTGCTATATTAATTGGTTTATCTGGTTCTATTATATTATTTTTAGCAGGATTATCTTGGAAAAAAATATTAAATAGTATTATTTTATTTATAATATTTCTCCCCTTTGCTTGGGTTTTTTTATTACATGATTATCAAAGAGAAAGAATGTTAATGTTGTTAAAAACACATTATGATTTATTAGGTAAAGGATATCATATTTTTCAATCTAAAACAGCAATAGGTTCTGGAGGTTTATTTGGAAAAGGATGGCAACATGGAACACAATCACAACTAAATTTTTTACCAGAAAAACATACTGATTTTATATTTTCTATATTTGCAGAAGAATTTGGTTTTGTTGGAGTATTATTATTAATTATCTTATATATATTATTAATAGGAAGAAGTTTTTTTTTATCATTAAAATGTCATGATCTTTTTAATAAAATAATAATTGGAGGTATAATATCAGTATTTTTTTTATGTACATTTATTAATATGAGTATGGTAAGTGGTTTATTACCTATTGTTGGAATTCCTTTACCATTAATAAGTTATGGAGGGACATCTCTTGTCGTTATTATGGCTAATTTTGGTATTATAATGTCTCTTTATACTAACAATACACAATTAAAATAA